Below is a window of Saccopteryx bilineata isolate mSacBil1 chromosome 11, mSacBil1_pri_phased_curated, whole genome shotgun sequence DNA.
GAGCCCTTTGGAGGAATATGTCCGGTGCCAGGCAGAGAATTCTATACATGGCCACTACTCCACAAATGTCTGTTGGCACTGATGACCTTGTGATGATGGCAAGATCTTAAAATAAAGGACTGACATAGGTAGTGGAAATCCAGGCAGGAGCTGAAGGCCCAAGAGAGGGCCATGGTGGTTTTGATCAGACAGTGACCTTGCACATCACAGATAATGACCAGGCAGCCACCCACATGTTTGCGCTTgatattttagtatatttgtgCTATAGTCTGTTACAAAAAGAATCTGAACCAAAATAGTAAACACAAAGAACATTCTCTACATGCGTTGTAGATGTTCGGGTATAGAGATGAGACCGTGTACACATTAAACCCCTCAACACTTTTGAGAACCTTGCTTCATATTTCCCAGAGATGATCTTTCCTGTTTTCGCTTTTAAtatgatgagaaagaaaaaggatatagAGAAAGAGTAAATCCATGGTGCGTGGCTTACTCACTTCCACTGTCTTTCAGCAAGTGCTTATGCAGCACCTGCTGGGTGCTAACGTGTGACACTTGGTGCTAACCCTGTGACAGGCCTTGAATACAACATGGAGTGGGAATACCCTGTAGATGGGGCTTTGGCCCTATGGAACCCTCATCCCTGGAGTCCCTCTTGGACACTGGAGGCATTAAGTAAATACTCGTTGAATCCATGAGCTCTTGTGGCATTAATAGCCCAAGAAATTATACCAAATTTCTTCTTGTTCAGTTAACACTTTCATGCCAATAAATTCTGGGTTAAATGAACACCAGGGTAGCTTTAAGGAGACAATGGGAGGTGAATCCTGCAGCAATAAGCAGCCCTGGGTACTGTGGAGGGAGCTGTGGCTAGGCTGTTGTCCTCTGTCCCCCTGGCCATGGGGACAGGGAGTGACGATTCTCACCTGTGTTGAGAAAACGAAGCCTCAGGACACTGGAGCTGCATGTGCACAGGAGGAACATCTAGCTCTACTTTGTCACATGCGGGAGAGACTACCCCTTCCCTCCTTAAGCCCAGCCTCCATTCCTGCATGTTTGAACTGGGCTGCTCTAAAGCAGGAGTCCTGGGGGCAAAGATGGGTATACTTGCCGAAAATCAGCAGCAGTTCCATTCTTCTTAGCTGGGCATAATTTTGACATGTGTTGAAATATTCGATGAGCTAGAAGTTTTAAGAGGCACGATTTAGTCAAAGGGTTTGCTGCTTCTTGAACAATATCATTCAAATAGTATCATGATGGGTTCACTCCTCACCATGTGAGACCggttcattctttctttcctcctcctcccactttctctctctccctttctcttgacTTTCTTTCTCTGTACAAAAACCTAAGCAGTCCTGGGCcccctatttattttatttatttattttttatttttctgaagttgtaaacggggaggcagtcagacagactcccgcatgcacccaactgggatccacccagcatgcccaccaggaggcaatgctctgcccatctggggcattgctctgttgcaaccagagccattctagcacctgaggcagaggccatagagccatcctcagtgcccgggccaactttgctccaatggagccttggctgtaggaggggaagagagagacagagaggaaggagagggggaggggtagagaagcagatgggcgcctctcctgtgtgccctggctgggaattgaaccctggactcctgcacgccaggctgacgctctaccactgagccaaccggccagggccagggcccccTATTTCTTGATGTTATAGTTTACCAGCCACAGGGCATCTGTTTTAAAGAGGAGGAGACATGCCAAGATTTTATAACCTACCCGGGGCAGAAATGATTGGCAGTGCTGATGGCCAATTATAACCCTATTACTTCATCAGAGGTGGGGTCAAAAGACAGGCCCCCCTGTTTTTTAGTAACATTACTAACCAGTAAGCTGTCATATTTGAGGACAAAAACTACTCATTGCTACTTTACAaacactgtatttttcatttgttatGATCATGTGTCATTTATCTTTCTGGAAAGGTACACACAAGCTCTTAGGACTTACTTGATCACAGTAGTTAACATTCcacttattttcatcttttttatccccaggagagaaaaaaaaatcattgactgATGATTGTCAGAAGACTTTTTGCTTATAATGGGCAATGTGACCAAGGGTCCCCTAGAACATACAGTtgcttaaatttgcatttctccggGGCGTCTGTAATAGCTACGCAAGTCTGCAGATTGATGTTCAGGTTTCGGTCATTCCGGCTGCTCTTCTTGCTGCATTATTACAGTCCTCACAGATGAACACTTTTGTGATTGCGGTTCTGCCCTACTGTGGGCTCTCCCGGGAACAGGCCTATTAATATCCCTTTCCATCTTCCTAGGTGCGACTTCAGGAAACAGTCGGGGAGACACTCTTTCCCAGCTGGGTGCCAGCTTTCTCAGAGCCTGCCCGGGAGGAGGCTGCATTTACCGGGACCACGACAGATGCCTTCCCCAACTTGGGTGGGCTCGATGAGGAGAATGCTCCATTGACTCGACACCTGGAGACAGAAAGCTGTACTCAAAGCCCACAGCGTGAAGAAAACCAAGACACAGAAGTCAACATGCCTGGACATTCCTGGGAAGACCAAGGGCAGGGCAAGAATCTCCCAGATGTCAACCATGCAGCTATGTCCCCTTGTGAGCCACCAGTGTGTCTCTCCCGGGAGGGTGGCAGTGTTCCCGGGGAGCCTGAGGCTCTCTCTGTTGCTTCTCTTGCACCTGTAAATATTGTCCCCTCCCTGGAAACTGTGTGCCATAGGCCAGAGAGCGGAGAAGCAGAGTGTTTGATGGAGCGTCTTGAAGCAGGCATCCAAGGAAGGGATTCCCCTGTTGGAGCCCCAGTTCATAAATATTTGCCTCAAGAAATTTGCTCCACGGACTTGGAGCTGGCAGAAGGTCAAAGCAAAGTATCTGCTTTACACTTTCCTGAGGATGAGACCCTGGCTGTTGTTTGTCAAACACAAGGTTCTGAGCCTCCACAGCCTACAGGTGAAGGCCACAAGGAGGGGAACTCAGCTGTGCTTCCTCCACCTAGCAACACTCTCTCCTGGACCATTTCCCAAAAAGCCAGTGACAACGCCACAGGGGGACACCTAGCCAAGGTGGAGAAGTCCACTTCCATGTCGGCCTCCACTGGACAGGAGCAGCCGAGCCTCAGCATCTCAGGAGGGCTTGAGGAAGGACAGCCTCCATCCTCTGAGGATTCTTCCGGGTGGGTTAAAGGTGCGGAGAGCCCCAGTGCCGGCGCCCTGGACGCCGTAGACACGGAGAGCCCCAGCGCCGGCGCCCTGGACGCCGTAGACACGGAGAGCCCCAGCGCCGGCGCCCTGGACGCCGTAGACACGGAGAGCCCCAGCGCCAGCGCCCTGGACGCCGTAGACACGGAGAGCCCCAGCGCCGGCGCCCTGGACGCCATAGACATGCCAACCGGTCAGAGTTCAGTGGCGAAGTTTCCTCAGGAGACGCCAACCACGTTAACTGCTAATCTGGAGTGTCGTCAGGTGACCAGGGAGAGTGGGGACACACCAACTCTTACTATCGCCACCCAAGTCCACCCAGCCAAGTACCTCCCTGCTTCAGTTGCTGAGAAGAGCCAGGCAGATGGCCCCGAGGAGAGCTCACCTCAGGCACCAGATGGAGATATTTGTCACCTTCCTTCCAATGTACAGCCGGGTCTTATTTTAAATGGCTCCACCATCGAATCTCCACGCAAGTTCTGTGTGGCTCCCAGCGGACCAGGAGTCCACGCCTGTGTTTCCCTGCCCCCAGAGGGAGACTCCTGTAGCAATTCCCTTCATCAGACTGATAACCAGTCAGGAGATAAGAGCCAGACCCTGGACAGAGCAGACAATAGGGGCCCTGAAGAGAATGTccaggaaaaagaaagtgaaagaacaCAGAGGATCCCACAGGAGAGCCTGTCCCTCCAGGGCTCTCTTTCTGAAGATAACCCCGGAGAAAGCTGGCCTCTGACATCTGCTGCACGAGGGGAAGCAGCCCCGGGGCCTGCGGACCGCTGGTCAGCAGACTCCAGGGAGGAAAGGACACAGAGCCCAGGCCTGGGGGCCGGCGTGTCCATGGCTCAAGCTCCTGTGGAAGATGACAGCCTGCCTCTCTCTAATAACCTCCTGGAGCAGTCAACAGAGAGTGGACCAGGACGTTGGAAAGCAGGCAACAAGCCCAAGGTTATCATTCTAGAGGCTTCCGTTTCAGAGGCCTGGCCACCAAGACAACTGACAGGTTCTGAGTGCAAGGAGTCAGAAGCTGGTGCCACGGCTCCCAACAGGGTCTGGGCTGTAGCGGACATGTTAAAGGCAGGTGCTACCGGGCCTGAACTGGACCCCTCTGAACAGACAGCATCGGCTGGTGGCCCTCAGGGTGAGTCTGGCTCAGCCCTTGCTAATCACAGAGAAATCCACAAAGGGGAAGGACCAGTCAGGCGCACAAAATGGAGCTGTCTTTCTTCCCAGTATTTGAACCAACCCCGATTCCTGGAGTCATCGGTGGACCCAGTGGATGAAAAGTATTTATGTGTCACAAGTTTGCCATCAGAGGGTTCTAAAACCAGAGGGCAGGAAAATGGTAACAATGTGAGTCAAAACCAATGCAGTCTGGAGCACCCTGCCTTCTTTAAACAGTCTCTTAGCTGCCCCCAAATCCTCGAGTCCTCTGTCGACCCCATCGATGAGACGGGGCTGGTGGAGTGGGCCAGGGTGCAGACCCGGGAGCCTTCCAAATCCGCGCTGGGGGGCATCAGAGAGGACAGTGAATTGAATGATGGAAACTTGGGCCAGAGGGTGGAAGTCCAACCTGCCCTCTCGCCAGTCCCATGCCCCCAGCAAGGTGGGGAAACCATTCCAAGTGAAAACAGCACCAACCGAAACCAAGAAGCCAGTGTGGGCAGAGAGGCTGAACAAGGTCAATATGCTGAAGCCAAAGTGGAAGTCCAGCCTGCCGTCTTGCAAGTTCCACATCCTGATGAACGTGGGGACACAATTCCGAGGGGACTCAGCAGAAGCCAGGAACCAGAAAGCCTTGAGAGAGGCTCAGGGGAGGCTGACCCAGGTAAAAACAACGGAACAGACTttgtcttccctccctcccctcttcctagTGGTCTTGCAGTCACCACTCAGGCCTCTGTTGGAGTTGACACTCACAACACCGCAGGTCAAGTTTGTGACGTCAATGAGAACCATTTAGTGGAAACCAGAGAGCCTCAGCATGCACTTTGGGActcaaaggaaaggggggagagagagagagagagtgggaagcacCTGCCCTCTCCTCGGGGCCTCCCTCAGCTGCCTTTTACATCACCTCCTGAAGGAAACACCATACACTTTTCCGTAAGCCACACAATCGAGGAGCCCGACACAGAGGTGCCTCAAAGTGGGGGCACCAAACCCGCAAGTGCGCCTGGCTCCCCGGCAGTGATGTGGGCATCTGTTCCAGGAGAACGTGGGGCAGAGATCGCCCCCATGACACTGCTGGACCCGTGTCAACGGGACCCCACCCTGGGCTGTGTGAGAaagcccagggaggggaggcccACGGCAGCCAAGACAGGCAGACCCCCAGTGCCTGCTCCGGAAGAGGTCACGAAGAGGCAAGAGACCTCAGGAAGTGGACATTTAGCCGagggaatgaagaagaaaattctgTCCAAGGTGGCTGCCCTGAGGCTGAGATTGGAAGAAAGGGAAAACGCCAGAAAGAAATTAAACTTTCCTAAAAAGATTCCTAAACTCGAAATGTCAGTGTCCCgcacagatgagaaaaaagaCCCAAAGAAGCCACCTtgccacagagaaggaaaaggtGAGACTCGGCTGCTTTCTGTCCCTGTTACAGTTGGGGTTTTCGTTGACCAGATGTCAAGTCCCTGTGTTCGCCTGGGTCCTTTGCGATTAAGGTGAGCATCAACCAGGTGGGCACTGGTGTGACGACTGTGACCAAATAGCTCTACATAAAAACCCTGGTTTTCCCATTTGAGTGGCCTCAGAATCACCTGGTGGGCTTGTGAAAATACCGTGCTGAGCTCCACCTCCAGGCTTCCCGATTCCACGTACGGGCTCGAGaaattgcatttcttttctttcttccttccttcctatccttcctatccttccttccttccttccttccttccttccttccttccttccttccttccttccttccttccttccttccttccttccttccttccttcgacagagagagagtcagagagagggatagatagggacagacaggaatggagagaaatgagaagcatcaatcatcagtttttttgttgcgacaccttagttgttcattgattgctttctcatatgtgccttgaccgtgggccttcagcagactgagtgaccccttgcttgaacctgcgaccttgggtccaagctggtgagcttttgcccaaaccaatgagcctgcactcaaactggcaaccttggggtctcgaacctgggtcctttacatcctagtccgacgcttcatccactgcgccaccacccagtcaggcaagaAATTACATTTCTAACAGCCCCCCATATTGCTGCCTACAACTATGTTTAATGGCAGAGCGTGATCACGGTGCTCTTTTGTTTAATCATcctcttaaaagtattttaaaaagataagcagaagcatcaatcagtataGCTAATTAGAATAATTAAACAGACCACACACTAAGCAGGATTTCCAGAAGTAAACATTTAGGTACAATTTGGGAGTTTCTTCTTCAATCattgattttcatttaaaaatggctTTGTCGAACATTGGATTTCCTTCCAAAATTGAGTATAAAATTTTTTCCAACTCACCCTTCACTGTGTCTGAGTTGAAAGACACCAGGAGTCTCTGTTCTGGGGTTCAGACCCCTAGAGGCTCAGAGCCCTTGTGACTGCCGTCACTTCTGCTTTGCCCAGGAATCACTTTAACCCCAAATTTCATCCCATAACTTGAATTTTAGCCTCTTTATGTCAGAGCTCTTCTCCCTTGCCATGCAACCCAGTGGAGTCGGAAGAGAAGACATTGCAGCAGGTGAAGCCCGTTGCTGGGGCAGAGTGCTGTGGCCCCTCAGCTCCAGGGGAAGGGTCCCCCCTCTTTGCCCACCGAGTCCTCAGAATTCCCCATCCACATCCATGGGCCCTCAGCCCTGTTTCAAACAGACGGGCCCATGAAAACTGTCACTGCCCAATGTTGGAAGGGCCCTGGAGGAAACGTTTCTAGATAAAGTGGGCTCGGTTCAGACTCCACGAGTTGGAGACTGTGGGTCTGAATACCCACATGGCCAGCAGGAGCCATTGGAGCCCAATAAGTGGAAATGGGTTTGCCATCAATAAACACTTGGTATATTTTCTCTCTGCCCTAATATTGTTTGTACCCTCAGCTACCCTGTAGTTGAAGAGTGTGTTATCCAAGCTGCCCATTATCACTTCCTGGGAAGAAAATAAGGCTGTAAATATGAATTGTGTCATCCACGTGTTTGTTGGCACCAAGGGGGGGGGCGCTCAATGCACCCACTATTTCACAGCAGTGGAATGTGAGGAACAGAGCAAATAAGCATCCGTGTTGATGACTTttgtcttgactgtgggctatgtaatattttatattacctAAGTTGCAGTGTTACGGAAATCAGTCTCTAACCAACAGACTGCATTGTTCTGACCACCAGGCTGGATCGGCAATCTTTGTCTTGTTCTTAATGTTTATGTTGCCTCCCCGTGGCTACCATGAGTAATTACACATTTGCCCGGTTCTCATCCCTGATTTTAAAAAGCGATATTCAGTGGTCTCCTCCCCAACTCTGGGAATCATTTTCTCATTGCTCCTATTTCATTCAAGCAGAAACCTCCCTTTTGCTAATGAAACTGATATCAGACATAACAGCAATCCTCAGCAAAGACAGTGGTAATCGAGGAAAGATAAATGCTTTTCAGCAAATAACAGTTGTTGAGTTGCCTTAACCACCAGAGGGCTTAACCACAATTATTTGGGtgatagagattttattttactcCCTAATCTCCAGTTCTAATTTTGACCTGGAGCATCTAGTGGTCATTTAAAAGCATTTTGGTTTGAACCAGATCTTAGAGACTAGGTATCAAAAATCCTTCTCctcccatcttttaaaaaaaaatgtctctcaaGATATATTTCACACTGTGCATTGCAGACCCTGCTCAAGAggttttaagtaatgaaaagtaattagatttcatttgttcatttccgTCATGTTTAGGCAAGCTATACCTCCCCTCAGATCTTTGGTTTTGTCATCCATCATTCGAGGGTCATAATTATTATCCTTGTCTCTGGGATTGTAGTGAAAACTAAGTGAGGTGAGGTAGagaagtctttttttcttctctctctctctgttttggtatttgtctgaagtgagaagtggagaggcagacagacagactctcgcatgcgttcgaccgggatctacccggcatgcccaccagggggcgatcctcttcccatctgagccattgctccgctgcaactggagccattctagagcctgaggtggaggccatggaaccatcctcaacgctggggccaactttgctccaatggagccttggctgcaagaggggaagagagagagagagaaaggagagggggaggggtggagaagcagatggttacttctcctgtgtgccctgactgggaatcaaacatgggacttccacacgccgggtcaacgctctaccgctgagccaactggccagggcaggaagtgTTTTGTCCCTATAAAGCTCTTTGCAGCTGCTATACAAATGCTGACCTGCTGATCTCTCATTTCTAGCTCCGGAATTACTGAGAAAGATCCAAGCCGAGATGTTCCCTGACCACACTGGAAATGTAAGATTAAGCTGCCAGTTTACAGAAATTCATGAAGATTCTACCATCTGCTGGACAAAAGACTCAAAATCAATAGCCCAAGCGCAGAGAAGGTGCGATATTTGCCTCTGGTTACCTTCTATCCTGGTTGCTTGTTTCACAATGTAGTTCTAAAATAAAGTAAGC
It encodes the following:
- the ALPK2 gene encoding alpha-protein kinase 2; amino-acid sequence: MADSGGPQRRTLCFLSTLLSQKVPEKSDTVLRCIISGQPKPEVTWYKNGRTIEEGSIVSSYEFFENQYIHVLHLYCCTPNDTAVYQISAKNCFGMICCSASIEVECSSENTQLSPDPKDDGDTSGGRETQACEQKSTDQMDRKEPPSKKEESLPLGTPRSADSSASECNPLCSLQLLASNDVNSSGSEKPLDAKGTGQTEEGGGPNGTGEIADGLHFPNSSSSPDKQDVYCHGMAQSESSNLTDGALNKDEDLSSDHQDHKAQKYISVSLPLLGTAAALHPGAQATIDEHVSPPVSSKDSDSDSVYELCPEITLTYMEEFSDDDLEYLECSDVMTDYSNAVWHRHLEGPECVFLLESDDEEMEFRKCCLGEREPFLSEMGCGPWVSGDTGPIEASAGFCGDHSQSQEVRVRRHHASTHGPPSPQTGMTRTLGPHQNGTSVLTDPGTYKLPTASAEDDYPGIQGETRDSHQAGEEFTSDNRLAMDEAVTERGAKRLSGELEKSGRHQHPQSTAEERAGGEGVCSKRGSGKPAPTRRAGVQGQPKQPSPNLKGSAGEGALNRFCPKEPDEHPETQSDQRQSSHAKAAAPDPNSRFCTEGTAPAQAEQEARGLRTPPGTLPQRARPNLEGDGMQVHNLCDTSWVPDQSDHAQVRLQETVGETLFPSWVPAFSEPAREEAAFTGTTTDAFPNLGGLDEENAPLTRHLETESCTQSPQREENQDTEVNMPGHSWEDQGQGKNLPDVNHAAMSPCEPPVCLSREGGSVPGEPEALSVASLAPVNIVPSLETVCHRPESGEAECLMERLEAGIQGRDSPVGAPVHKYLPQEICSTDLELAEGQSKVSALHFPEDETLAVVCQTQGSEPPQPTGEGHKEGNSAVLPPPSNTLSWTISQKASDNATGGHLAKVEKSTSMSASTGQEQPSLSISGGLEEGQPPSSEDSSGWVKGAESPSAGALDAVDTESPSAGALDAVDTESPSAGALDAVDTESPSASALDAVDTESPSAGALDAIDMPTGQSSVAKFPQETPTTLTANLECRQVTRESGDTPTLTIATQVHPAKYLPASVAEKSQADGPEESSPQAPDGDICHLPSNVQPGLILNGSTIESPRKFCVAPSGPGVHACVSLPPEGDSCSNSLHQTDNQSGDKSQTLDRADNRGPEENVQEKESERTQRIPQESLSLQGSLSEDNPGESWPLTSAARGEAAPGPADRWSADSREERTQSPGLGAGVSMAQAPVEDDSLPLSNNLLEQSTESGPGRWKAGNKPKVIILEASVSEAWPPRQLTGSECKESEAGATAPNRVWAVADMLKAGATGPELDPSEQTASAGGPQGESGSALANHREIHKGEGPVRRTKWSCLSSQYLNQPRFLESSVDPVDEKYLCVTSLPSEGSKTRGQENGNNVSQNQCSLEHPAFFKQSLSCPQILESSVDPIDETGLVEWARVQTREPSKSALGGIREDSELNDGNLGQRVEVQPALSPVPCPQQGGETIPSENSTNRNQEASVGREAEQGQYAEAKVEVQPAVLQVPHPDERGDTIPRGLSRSQEPESLERGSGEADPGKNNGTDFVFPPSPLPSGLAVTTQASVGVDTHNTAGQVCDVNENHLVETREPQHALWDSKERGERERESGKHLPSPRGLPQLPFTSPPEGNTIHFSVSHTIEEPDTEVPQSGGTKPASAPGSPAVMWASVPGERGAEIAPMTLLDPCQRDPTLGCVRKPREGRPTAAKTGRPPVPAPEEVTKRQETSGSGHLAEGMKKKILSKVAALRLRLEERENARKKLNFPKKIPKLEMSVSRTDEKKDPKKPPCHREGKAPELLRKIQAEMFPDHTGNVRLSCQFTEIHEDSTICWTKDSKSIAQAQRSAGDNSTVSLTIVQADQKDQGLYHCCLKNSYGRATADFNLTAEVLQQLSSHQAIKGCEEIEFSQLIFREDFLHDSYFGDRLRGQIATEELHFGEGVHRKAFRSKVMQGLMPVFQPGHACVLKVHNAVAYGTRNNDELVQKNYKLAAQECYVQNTARYYAKIYAAEAQPLEGFGEVPEIIPIFLIHRPEHNIPYATVEEELIGEFVKYSIRDGKEINFLRRESEAGQKCCTFQHWVYQKTSGGLLVTDMQGVGMKLTDVGIATLAKGYKGFKGNCSMTFIDQFKALHQCNKYCKMLGLKSLQNNNPKQKKPSVTKSKSQPNPTAAKTVSGTPAEKKT